The proteins below are encoded in one region of Alkalidesulfovibrio alkalitolerans DSM 16529:
- a CDS encoding HU family DNA-binding protein gives MNKSELIKKLAEKKELHVDEAAVIVNAFVDSIKDSLVRGDRVEIRGFGSFKVKDYQGYTGRNPKTGDLVEVHPKRLPFFRPGKELKEYLNK, from the coding sequence ATGAACAAGAGCGAACTCATCAAGAAGCTCGCTGAAAAGAAAGAGTTGCACGTGGACGAGGCGGCGGTCATCGTCAATGCCTTCGTCGATTCAATCAAGGATTCGCTGGTTCGTGGCGACCGCGTCGAAATCCGCGGTTTCGGCAGCTTCAAAGTCAAAGATTACCAGGGCTACACCGGCCGCAATCCCAAGACCGGCGACCTGGTCGAAGTTCATCCCAAAAGGCTTCCCTTTTTCCGTCCCGGAAAGGAGTTGAAGGAATACCTCAACAAATAG